One region of Mycobacterium riyadhense genomic DNA includes:
- the recG gene encoding ATP-dependent DNA helicase RecG, with protein sequence MVSLGDRLDNVLGAKAAVPLDEEFGIRTVDDLLRHYPRSYTESASRLGSERPEPGEHITLIDTITSAVMQSAKRDPSKKFLRVTLGSARNKVTATFFNPRFISKGLTKDTKVMLSGEVSYYKGAMQLTHPAFLILDSPDGKHHGTKSMKAIADVSQANSSEDLMSAFERRFFPIYPASAKVQSWDIFACVRQVLDVLDPVSDPLPDALRAEHGLISEDEALRAIHLAESQSLRERARERLTFDEAVGLQWALVARRHGELSESGPPAPWQSDGLAAELLRRLPFELTAGQREVLDVLSDGLAATRPLNRLLQGEVGSGKTIVAVLAMLQMVDAGYQCALLAPTEVLAAQHLRSIRDVLGPLAMGGQLGGAENATRVALLTGSMTAGQKKQVRAEIASGQVGIVIGTHALLQEAVDFHNLGMVVVDEQHRFGVEQRDQLRAKAPDGITPHLLVMTATPIPRTVALTVYGDLETSTLRELPLGRQPIATNVIFVKDKPAWLDRAWRRIIEEAAAGRQAYVVAPRIDESDDADAQEGVRPSATAEGLFARLRSGELAELRLALMHGRLSADDKDAAMAAFRAGEVDVLVCTTVIEVGVDVPNATVMLVMDADRFGISQLHQLRGRIGRGEHPSVCLLASWVPPDSPAGERLRAVAGTMDGFALADLDLKERKEGDVLGRNQSGKAITLRLLSLAEHEEYIVAARDFCIEAYKNPDNPALALMAARFTSTDRIEYLDKS encoded by the coding sequence GTGGTGTCACTAGGCGATCGACTGGATAACGTCTTGGGCGCCAAGGCTGCTGTGCCCCTCGACGAGGAGTTCGGCATCCGGACCGTCGACGATCTGTTGCGGCACTATCCGCGCAGCTATACCGAGAGCGCTTCGCGCCTCGGCAGCGAGCGCCCGGAGCCCGGAGAGCACATCACCCTGATCGACACGATCACCTCAGCGGTGATGCAATCGGCGAAAAGGGACCCGTCGAAAAAGTTTCTGCGCGTCACCCTGGGCTCTGCCCGCAACAAGGTGACCGCCACGTTCTTCAACCCGAGGTTCATCAGCAAGGGGCTGACCAAGGACACGAAAGTCATGCTGTCCGGGGAAGTCAGTTACTACAAGGGCGCGATGCAGCTCACGCACCCCGCGTTCCTCATCCTCGACTCGCCGGACGGCAAACACCACGGCACGAAGTCGATGAAGGCCATCGCCGACGTGTCCCAGGCGAACAGCAGCGAGGATTTGATGTCGGCGTTCGAGCGTCGCTTCTTCCCGATCTATCCGGCCAGCGCCAAGGTGCAGAGCTGGGACATCTTTGCCTGTGTGCGTCAGGTGCTTGATGTGCTTGACCCGGTGTCTGATCCGCTACCCGACGCGCTGCGCGCCGAGCACGGCCTGATCTCCGAGGACGAGGCGCTGCGCGCCATTCACCTTGCCGAGAGCCAGTCGTTACGCGAGCGCGCCCGGGAACGCCTGACGTTCGACGAGGCCGTGGGTCTGCAGTGGGCGTTGGTAGCCCGACGGCATGGTGAACTGTCGGAATCGGGACCCCCGGCGCCCTGGCAATCCGACGGTCTTGCCGCTGAGCTACTGCGGCGGTTGCCCTTTGAGCTGACGGCGGGACAGCGCGAGGTGCTCGACGTGTTGTCCGACGGGCTCGCGGCGACCCGCCCGCTGAATCGCCTGCTGCAAGGCGAAGTGGGCTCGGGGAAGACGATCGTCGCGGTGCTGGCGATGCTGCAGATGGTGGACGCGGGTTACCAGTGCGCGCTGCTGGCGCCGACGGAAGTCCTTGCCGCGCAACATTTACGATCGATTCGCGATGTTCTGGGGCCGTTGGCCATGGGCGGCCAGCTGGGCGGGGCCGAAAACGCCACCCGGGTGGCACTGCTCACCGGCTCGATGACGGCGGGGCAGAAAAAGCAAGTTCGCGCCGAGATCGCCAGCGGTCAGGTCGGCATCGTCATCGGCACGCACGCGCTGCTGCAGGAGGCCGTTGACTTTCACAACCTGGGCATGGTGGTGGTCGACGAGCAGCACCGGTTTGGTGTCGAGCAGCGAGATCAATTGCGCGCCAAGGCTCCCGATGGCATTACCCCGCACTTGTTGGTGATGACCGCGACGCCGATACCGCGCACCGTCGCGCTCACCGTCTATGGTGACCTGGAAACCTCGACGCTGCGCGAACTTCCGCTGGGGCGCCAGCCGATCGCCACCAACGTCATCTTTGTCAAGGACAAGCCCGCCTGGCTCGACCGTGCTTGGCGGCGCATCATCGAAGAGGCGGCCGCCGGCCGCCAGGCATATGTGGTGGCGCCGCGAATCGACGAGTCCGACGACGCGGACGCTCAAGAAGGCGTCCGACCATCGGCGACCGCCGAGGGCCTGTTCGCCCGATTGCGTTCCGGCGAGCTCGCAGAGTTGCGATTGGCGCTGATGCACGGACGGCTGTCGGCCGACGACAAGGACGCGGCGATGGCGGCTTTCCGGGCCGGTGAGGTCGATGTGCTGGTGTGCACCACGGTTATCGAGGTTGGCGTTGACGTCCCCAACGCCACGGTGATGCTGGTGATGGACGCCGACAGGTTTGGAATCAGTCAGTTGCATCAGCTGCGTGGCCGCATCGGCCGCGGCGAGCATCCCAGCGTGTGTCTGCTGGCCAGTTGGGTGCCGCCGGATTCGCCGGCAGGTGAGCGGCTGCGTGCGGTCGCCGGGACCATGGACGGGTTCGCGCTCGCCGATCTCGACCTCAAGGAGCGCAAGGAGGGAGATGTACTGGGCCGCAACCAATCCGGCAAGGCAATCACGCTGCGGTTGCTGTCACTGGCCGAACACGAGGAGTACATAGTGGCCGCGCGGGACTTCTGCATCGAGGCCTACAAGAACCCCGATAACCCCGCATTGGCGCTGATGGCAGCGCGATTCACCAGCACCGACCGCATCGAGTACCTGGACAAGTCATGA
- a CDS encoding HNH endonuclease family protein yields MTRRMLLWLAAATVLALVVAYQTLGSSATRHADEFAARADIPTVQPGTDVLAGITVLPQRAHRYDYRRSAFGDAWDDNNDAPGGHNGCDTRDDILNRDLVDKTYVSIKRCPAAVATGTLHDPYTNAVIAFQRGAKIGESVQIDHIVPLAYAWDMGAYGWPDPERLRFANDPANLLAVQGQANQDKGDSPPAQWMPPNNAFACQYAMQFIAVLRGYSLPVDQPSSDVLRQAAATCPTG; encoded by the coding sequence ATGACCCGCCGAATGCTGCTGTGGTTGGCGGCGGCAACGGTGCTCGCGTTGGTTGTGGCCTATCAAACGCTGGGATCGTCGGCGACCAGGCATGCCGACGAGTTCGCCGCGCGTGCCGACATCCCGACCGTGCAACCCGGCACCGATGTGCTCGCGGGCATTACCGTGCTGCCCCAGCGGGCCCACCGCTACGACTACCGCAGGTCGGCTTTCGGTGACGCCTGGGACGACAACAACGATGCGCCGGGCGGGCACAACGGATGCGACACCCGCGACGACATCCTCAACCGTGATCTCGTCGACAAGACCTACGTCTCGATCAAGCGCTGTCCGGCTGCGGTGGCCACTGGCACCCTGCATGACCCGTACACGAACGCCGTGATCGCCTTCCAGCGAGGCGCCAAGATCGGCGAGTCGGTGCAGATCGACCACATCGTCCCGCTGGCCTACGCCTGGGACATGGGCGCCTATGGCTGGCCCGATCCCGAGCGGTTGCGGTTCGCCAACGATCCGGCCAACCTGCTCGCGGTGCAAGGGCAGGCCAATCAGGACAAGGGCGATTCGCCCCCGGCTCAGTGGATGCCGCCCAACAATGCCTTCGCCTGCCAGTACGCGATGCAGTTCATCGCCGTGCTGCGCGGCTACTCACTGCCGGTCGATCAGCCATCGTCCGACGTCCTGCGTCAGGCCGCGGCCACCTGCCCGACGGGCTAG
- a CDS encoding aldo/keto reductase, which translates to MTGVSGAAAVPSITLNDENTMPVLGMGVAGLSVDEAERAVSAALEIGCRLIDTAAVYGNEAAVGRAIAASGIPRAELFVTTKLATADHGFNSAQDACTASLERLGLDYVDLYLIHWPAPPVGKYVDAWGGMIQSRGNGHARTIGVSNFTEDHISTTIDLTFVTPAVNQIELHPLLNQAELRKANAQHNVVTQSYTPLVLGKLMDNPTVTSTAAEYGKTPAQILLRWNLQLGNAVVFRSSKAERIASNLDVFDFELAAEHMDAINGLNDGTRVGEDPLTYAG; encoded by the coding sequence GTGACTGGCGTGTCGGGCGCCGCCGCCGTACCCTCGATAACCCTTAATGACGAGAACACCATGCCGGTACTTGGCATGGGCGTAGCGGGATTGTCGGTCGACGAGGCCGAACGTGCGGTGTCGGCGGCCCTGGAAATCGGCTGTCGGCTCATTGACACGGCCGCGGTCTACGGCAACGAAGCCGCCGTGGGCCGCGCGATTGCGGCATCCGGCATTCCACGCGCGGAATTGTTCGTCACCACCAAGCTGGCCACCGCTGACCACGGTTTCAACAGTGCCCAGGACGCCTGCACCGCCAGCCTGGAGCGACTCGGCCTCGACTATGTCGATCTCTACCTGATTCACTGGCCGGCCCCGCCGGTGGGCAAGTATGTGGACGCGTGGGGCGGCATGATCCAATCCCGCGGCAATGGACATGCCCGGACGATCGGCGTCTCCAATTTCACCGAGGACCATATTTCGACGACCATCGACCTCACATTCGTCACACCGGCGGTCAACCAGATCGAGTTGCACCCATTGCTCAACCAGGCCGAGTTGCGAAAAGCAAATGCCCAACACAACGTCGTCACGCAGTCCTACACTCCGCTGGTTCTCGGAAAGCTTATGGACAACCCAACCGTGACATCGACTGCCGCTGAGTACGGCAAAACACCCGCCCAGATCCTGCTTCGGTGGAACCTGCAACTGGGCAATGCGGTCGTGTTCCGCTCGTCGAAAGCCGAACGCATCGCCAGCAACCTCGACGTGTTCGATTTTGAATTGGCCGCAGAGCACATGGACGCCATCAACGGACTCAATGACGGCACCCGGGTAGGCGAGGACCCGTTGACCTACGCCGGCTAG
- a CDS encoding alpha/beta hydrolase, with product MTKSLPGSPDLHLGATHAPIRWTSRMQNIVTSVGIKVIPWIPERAKRLLTGGRSVVIDGNTLDPTLHLMLSAQRTFGIDGLVVDDDAATSRSLMLQSMLDMPGPQIHVEVNDMVLPGPDGELRARHYRPVSDVAAPLLVFYHGGGFALGDLDTHDALCRLTSRDAGVHVLSVDYRLAPEHRAPAAVEDAYAAFQWAYEHAGGLGAIPGRVAVGGDSAGGNLAAVVAQLARDSGGPAPVLQWLIYPRTDFTAQTRSLSLFARGFLLTRRDINWFESQYLRGSGIARTDPRVSPALADSLSGLAPALIAVAGFDPLRDEGVEYAMALRAAGTAVDLRRMGSLTHGFANLFQLGGGCATGTNELISALRAHLSRCS from the coding sequence ATGACCAAGAGTTTGCCAGGCTCACCGGACCTCCACCTCGGTGCAACGCACGCACCGATTCGGTGGACGAGTCGCATGCAGAACATCGTCACAAGCGTTGGCATCAAAGTCATTCCATGGATTCCAGAACGGGCGAAGCGGCTTTTGACGGGCGGTCGTTCGGTGGTCATCGATGGCAACACTCTGGATCCGACGCTGCACTTGATGCTGTCGGCTCAGCGGACGTTCGGCATCGACGGCCTGGTCGTCGACGACGACGCGGCTACCTCCCGATCGTTGATGCTGCAGAGCATGCTGGATATGCCCGGTCCGCAGATTCACGTCGAAGTGAACGACATGGTGCTGCCGGGGCCGGACGGTGAGCTTCGAGCTCGGCACTACCGGCCGGTCAGTGATGTTGCCGCGCCGTTGCTGGTCTTCTACCACGGTGGCGGCTTTGCGCTCGGCGATCTGGACACCCATGACGCACTGTGCAGGTTGACTAGCCGCGACGCCGGGGTACACGTGCTGTCGGTCGATTACCGCCTGGCCCCCGAACATCGCGCCCCAGCCGCCGTCGAGGATGCTTACGCGGCCTTCCAGTGGGCGTACGAGCATGCTGGTGGGCTCGGCGCGATCCCCGGACGGGTCGCCGTCGGCGGCGACAGCGCGGGCGGCAACCTGGCGGCCGTCGTGGCGCAACTGGCCCGCGATAGCGGCGGTCCCGCCCCCGTGCTGCAGTGGTTGATCTACCCGCGAACCGACTTCACCGCACAAACCCGATCCCTGAGCCTGTTCGCCCGCGGCTTCTTGCTGACCAGACGGGACATAAATTGGTTCGAATCGCAATACCTGAGGGGTTCCGGCATCGCGCGAACCGATCCCCGGGTCTCCCCGGCGCTGGCCGACTCGTTGTCTGGGCTGGCGCCGGCACTCATCGCGGTCGCGGGGTTCGACCCGTTGCGCGATGAGGGCGTGGAGTACGCGATGGCGCTGCGAGCTGCCGGGACGGCGGTGGACCTGCGTCGCATGGGTTCGTTGACGCACGGCTTCGCCAATCTGTTTCAGCTCGGGGGCGGCTGCGCCACCGGGACCAACGAGCTGATTTCGGCGCTGCGCGCGCACCTGAGCCGATGCAGCTAA
- a CDS encoding DsbA family protein, with the protein MADKKKPPRIDLKSPEGKFGRLLQIGGTAVIVLFAVALVFYIVTSHHKKTDSATGPGHAVRVTSSKLVTQPGTSNPKVVIAFYEDFLCPACGNFERGFGPTVSKLIDIGAIAADYTMVAILSSPRNQNYSSRAAAAAYCVADESLEAFRRFHSALFDPNIQPSEVGKTFPDNAKLIEIARESGVVGKVPDCINSGKYIEMVDGLAAAANVRATPTIKLNGNDYEWSTPAALVAKVKDVVGNVPGIDAIVAGEPS; encoded by the coding sequence GTGGCCGATAAAAAGAAGCCCCCGCGGATCGACCTGAAATCGCCCGAAGGCAAGTTCGGCCGCCTGCTTCAAATCGGCGGAACCGCGGTCATCGTGCTCTTTGCCGTCGCCCTGGTCTTCTACATCGTGACGTCGCACCACAAGAAGACGGACAGCGCCACCGGGCCGGGCCATGCGGTACGGGTGACGTCGAGCAAACTGGTCACCCAACCCGGGACGAGCAACCCCAAAGTCGTGATCGCCTTTTACGAGGACTTCCTGTGCCCAGCCTGCGGCAATTTCGAACGCGGCTTCGGGCCGACCGTGTCCAAGCTGATCGACATCGGCGCTATCGCCGCCGATTACACCATGGTCGCCATCCTCAGCAGCCCGCGGAACCAGAACTACTCGTCGCGAGCGGCGGCCGCGGCCTACTGCGTAGCCGATGAATCCCTCGAGGCGTTCCGCCGGTTCCACAGCGCGTTGTTCGACCCGAACATCCAACCCTCCGAAGTCGGTAAGACCTTCCCCGACAACGCGAAGCTGATTGAAATCGCCCGCGAATCCGGCGTCGTGGGCAAGGTGCCGGACTGCATCAACAGCGGGAAGTACATCGAGATGGTCGACGGGTTGGCGGCGGCTGCAAATGTGCGCGCAACCCCGACTATCAAGCTGAATGGCAACGACTACGAGTGGTCTACGCCGGCAGCGTTGGTTGCCAAGGTCAAAGATGTCGTGGGCAATGTGCCAGGCATTGACGCCATCGTGGCCGGCGAGCCATCCTGA
- a CDS encoding vitamin K epoxide reductase family protein: MVSAEPAERSGDLEAAAVGDIEVPAPSAWWVLVGGVIGLLGSLALTVEKVRILLDPHYVPPCNINPVVSCGSVMMTPQASLLGFPNPLVGIAGFAVVVVTGVLAVTKVSLPQWYWTGLTFGLLAGAGFVHWLIFQSLYRIGALCPYCMVVWAVTITLLTVAASIAFRPVLQRRESTVLRLTFQWRWSIVTLWFTAVLLMIMVRFWNYWSTLV; this comes from the coding sequence GTGGTGTCAGCCGAACCTGCCGAGCGATCCGGCGACCTGGAAGCGGCCGCGGTAGGTGACATCGAGGTACCCGCGCCCAGCGCATGGTGGGTGCTGGTCGGCGGTGTGATCGGACTGCTCGGCTCCCTGGCGCTGACGGTGGAAAAGGTCAGGATTCTGCTCGACCCGCACTACGTGCCGCCGTGCAACATCAACCCGGTTGTGTCGTGCGGTTCGGTGATGATGACGCCGCAGGCGTCGCTGCTGGGATTTCCCAATCCGCTGGTCGGCATTGCGGGTTTCGCCGTCGTGGTGGTAACGGGTGTGTTGGCTGTGACGAAAGTTTCTCTACCCCAATGGTATTGGACCGGGTTAACGTTCGGGCTCCTGGCAGGCGCGGGGTTTGTGCATTGGCTGATTTTCCAGAGCCTGTACCGTATCGGGGCTTTATGTCCGTACTGCATGGTGGTCTGGGCGGTCACGATCACCCTGCTGACCGTGGCGGCCTCCATCGCGTTTCGGCCGGTGCTGCAGCGCCGGGAGAGCACCGTATTGCGGTTGACCTTCCAATGGCGATGGTCGATCGTCACGCTTTGGTTCACCGCGGTGCTCCTGATGATCATGGTCCGGTTCTGGAACTATTGGTCGACACTCGTTTGA
- a CDS encoding pyruvate carboxylase, whose amino-acid sequence MISKVLVANRGEIAIRAFRAAYELGVGTVAVYPYEDRNSLHRTKADESYQIGEIGHPVRAYLSIDEIVETACRAGADAIYPGYGFLSENPDLAAACAAAGITFVGPSAEVLELTGNKARAIAAAREAGLPVLTSSAPSASVEDLVMAADGMRFPLFVKAVAGGGGRGMRRVNDVAALPEAIEAASREAESSFGDPMVYLEQAVRNPRHIEVQILADASGNVIHLYERDCSVQRRHQKVIELAPAPNLSVELRDKICADAVAFARHIGYSSAGTVEFLLDASGDYVFIEMNPRIQVEHTVTEEITDVDLVSSQLRIAAGESLDYLGLAQEAVRPHGAALQCRITTEDPANGFRPDTGRISALRTPGGAGIRLDGSTNLGAEIGAHFDSMLVKLTCRGRDFATAVSRARRAMAEFRIRGVSTNIPFLQAVLDDPDFQAGHINTSFIDERPQLLTSRSSADRGTKILNYLADVTVNKPHGTRPSKVYPHDKLPDIDLKALPPAGSRQRLVELGPEGFANWLRGSPALCVTDTTFRDAHQSLLATRVRTSGLSYVAPYLARMMPQLLSVECWGGATYDVALRFLKEDPWERLATLREAMPNICLQMLLRGRNTVGYTPYPALVTSAFVAEATATGIDIFRIFDALNNLDSMRPAIDAVRETGSAVAEVAMCYTGDLCDPGERLYTLDYYLKLAERIVDAGAHVLAIKDMAGLLRAPAAHRLVGALRSHFDLPVHVHTHDTPGGQLASYMAAWHAGADAVDGAAAPLAGTTSQPALSSIVAAAANTEYDTGLSLAAVCALEPYWEALRKVYAPFESGLPGPTGRVYRHEIPGGQLSNLRQQAIALGLGDRFEDVEEAYADADRVLGRLIKVTPSSKVVGDLALALVGAGISADEFAAEPARFDIPESVLGFLRGELGDPAGGWPEPLRTAALAGRGPARSVQQLTAEDEAALALTGPKRQATLNRLLFPSPTKEFEEHREIYGDTSQLSANQFFYGLRQGEEHRVKLERGVELLIGLEAISEPDERGMRTVMCIINGQLRPVLVRDRSIARAVPAAEKADRGDPGHIAAPFAGVVTVAVSVGDQVSAGQTIATIEAMKMEAPITAPSDGTVERVAVSSTAQVEGGDLLVVVS is encoded by the coding sequence GTGATTTCCAAAGTCTTGGTGGCCAACCGCGGAGAGATCGCGATCCGGGCGTTCCGCGCCGCCTACGAACTTGGTGTGGGCACCGTAGCGGTGTATCCGTACGAGGACCGCAATTCGCTGCATCGAACCAAGGCCGACGAGTCTTACCAAATCGGCGAAATCGGGCACCCGGTGCGCGCATACCTGTCCATCGACGAGATCGTCGAGACGGCTTGTCGTGCCGGCGCTGATGCTATCTACCCCGGTTACGGCTTCTTGTCGGAGAACCCCGACTTGGCCGCGGCGTGTGCGGCCGCGGGAATCACCTTCGTCGGCCCCAGTGCCGAAGTGCTTGAGCTGACCGGGAATAAGGCCCGTGCGATCGCCGCCGCCCGCGAGGCTGGCCTGCCCGTGCTGACGTCCTCGGCGCCATCGGCTTCGGTCGAGGACCTGGTCATGGCGGCCGACGGCATGCGCTTTCCGTTGTTCGTCAAGGCGGTTGCCGGCGGCGGTGGCCGCGGTATGCGCCGGGTCAACGATGTGGCCGCGCTGCCCGAAGCGATCGAAGCCGCCAGCCGGGAAGCGGAGTCGTCGTTCGGCGACCCGATGGTCTACCTCGAACAGGCGGTGCGCAACCCGCGTCACATCGAGGTGCAGATCCTCGCGGACGCTAGCGGCAATGTCATCCACCTCTACGAGCGCGACTGCAGCGTGCAGCGTCGCCATCAGAAGGTCATCGAACTTGCGCCGGCGCCGAACCTGTCAGTCGAGCTGCGCGACAAGATCTGCGCGGACGCGGTAGCGTTCGCCCGCCATATCGGATATAGCAGCGCAGGCACCGTTGAGTTTTTGTTGGATGCCAGCGGCGACTACGTCTTCATTGAGATGAATCCGCGGATACAGGTAGAGCACACCGTGACGGAGGAGATCACCGACGTCGACCTGGTCTCCAGCCAGCTGCGGATCGCTGCCGGGGAGTCGCTCGACTACCTGGGGTTAGCGCAAGAAGCCGTCCGGCCACATGGTGCCGCGCTGCAGTGCAGGATCACCACTGAGGATCCGGCCAACGGTTTTCGGCCGGACACCGGCCGGATCAGTGCGTTACGCACGCCAGGCGGGGCCGGCATCCGCTTGGACGGCAGCACCAACCTGGGCGCAGAGATTGGCGCGCACTTCGATTCCATGCTGGTCAAGCTGACCTGCCGGGGCCGTGACTTTGCGACCGCGGTGAGTCGCGCCCGCCGGGCGATGGCGGAGTTCCGCATTCGCGGGGTATCGACGAATATTCCCTTCCTGCAAGCGGTTCTGGATGACCCCGACTTCCAGGCCGGCCATATCAACACGTCGTTCATCGACGAGCGGCCGCAGCTGCTGACCTCGCGATCCTCCGCCGACCGCGGCACCAAGATCCTCAACTACCTGGCCGATGTCACAGTCAACAAGCCGCACGGCACCCGCCCGTCAAAGGTGTACCCGCACGACAAGTTGCCCGATATCGACCTGAAAGCGCTACCGCCCGCCGGATCAAGGCAGCGGTTGGTCGAGTTGGGGCCGGAGGGTTTCGCGAACTGGCTGCGCGGATCGCCGGCACTGTGCGTGACGGACACGACGTTTCGCGATGCGCACCAGTCGCTGCTCGCGACTCGGGTGCGCACCAGCGGATTGAGTTATGTGGCACCCTATCTCGCCCGGATGATGCCGCAGCTGCTGTCGGTGGAGTGCTGGGGTGGTGCGACATACGATGTGGCGCTGCGTTTCCTCAAAGAAGATCCCTGGGAGCGCCTGGCGACATTGCGCGAAGCGATGCCCAACATCTGCCTGCAAATGCTGCTGCGGGGCCGTAACACGGTCGGGTACACGCCATACCCGGCATTGGTTACGTCGGCGTTCGTCGCGGAGGCGACGGCGACCGGTATCGACATCTTCCGGATATTCGATGCGCTCAACAACCTGGATTCGATGCGCCCGGCCATCGACGCGGTGCGCGAAACGGGTTCTGCGGTAGCCGAAGTCGCGATGTGCTACACGGGGGATTTGTGCGACCCGGGTGAGCGGTTGTACACGCTGGACTACTACCTGAAGTTGGCCGAGCGGATTGTCGACGCCGGCGCACACGTGCTCGCGATCAAGGACATGGCGGGACTGTTGCGCGCGCCCGCAGCACACCGGTTGGTCGGCGCGCTGCGTAGCCACTTCGATCTGCCCGTGCACGTGCACACCCACGACACACCGGGCGGCCAGCTGGCCAGCTATATGGCCGCCTGGCACGCCGGAGCCGACGCCGTCGACGGTGCCGCCGCGCCGCTGGCGGGAACCACCAGCCAGCCCGCGCTCAGCTCGATCGTGGCCGCGGCCGCGAACACCGAGTACGACACCGGCCTGTCGCTTGCGGCGGTATGCGCGCTGGAGCCCTACTGGGAGGCGCTGCGAAAAGTGTACGCGCCCTTTGAATCCGGCCTTCCCGGGCCTACGGGTCGGGTCTATCGCCATGAGATTCCGGGTGGGCAATTGTCGAATCTGCGTCAGCAGGCGATTGCGCTGGGGCTGGGGGATCGCTTCGAAGACGTAGAGGAGGCGTATGCCGACGCCGACCGGGTACTGGGCCGGCTGATCAAGGTCACCCCGTCGTCGAAGGTGGTCGGCGATCTGGCCCTGGCGCTCGTCGGTGCCGGGATCAGCGCCGACGAATTCGCCGCCGAGCCAGCACGATTCGATATCCCGGAATCGGTGCTGGGGTTCCTGCGGGGTGAGCTCGGTGACCCGGCCGGCGGATGGCCGGAACCGCTGCGCACTGCGGCACTGGCCGGTCGCGGCCCGGCGCGGTCTGTGCAGCAGCTGACCGCGGAGGACGAGGCCGCCCTAGCGCTGACCGGTCCCAAGCGTCAGGCCACCTTGAATCGGCTGCTATTCCCTAGCCCGACAAAGGAATTCGAGGAGCATCGAGAAATCTACGGCGACACATCGCAATTATCGGCCAACCAGTTCTTCTACGGCCTGAGGCAAGGCGAAGAGCACCGGGTGAAGCTGGAGCGCGGCGTGGAGCTGCTGATCGGGCTGGAGGCCATCTCCGAACCCGATGAACGAGGCATGCGAACCGTGATGTGCATCATCAATGGCCAGCTGCGGCCGGTGCTGGTGCGCGATCGCAGCATTGCCCGCGCGGTACCGGCGGCGGAGAAAGCCGACCGCGGCGATCCCGGACACATCGCGGCACCGTTCGCCGGGGTTGTCACCGTGGCCGTGTCCGTCGGCGACCAGGTGAGCGCCGGGCAGACCATCGCCACCATCGAGGCAATGAAGATGGAAGCCCCGATCACCGCTCCCAGCGACGGCACCGTGGAGCGGGTGGCGGTGTCGAGCACCGCTCAGGTGGAGGGCGGAGACCTGCTGGTGGTGGTGAGCTGA
- the rsmD gene encoding 16S rRNA (guanine(966)-N(2))-methyltransferase RsmD, with product MTRIVGGVVGGRRIAVPPRGTRPTTDRVREALFNIVTAHLDLTGLAVLDLYAGSGALGLEALSRGADSVLFVESDRRTAGVIARNIDTLGLPGATVRRGAVAAVLAAGTSSPVDLVLADPPYDIGADEIEAVVASLSAHGWVREGTVAVLERAAARTTLNWPPGWSVWPERVYGDTRLELAEFG from the coding sequence TTGACCCGTATCGTCGGCGGCGTCGTCGGGGGTCGTCGCATCGCCGTGCCGCCGCGGGGGACCAGGCCGACCACTGATCGGGTACGCGAGGCGCTGTTCAACATCGTGACCGCGCACCTGGATCTGACGGGCCTGGCGGTGCTGGACCTGTATGCGGGTTCGGGCGCACTCGGGCTGGAGGCGCTGTCGCGCGGAGCGGATTCGGTGCTCTTTGTGGAGTCCGACCGGCGCACCGCGGGCGTCATCGCACGCAATATCGACACGCTGGGTCTGCCCGGTGCGACCGTTCGCCGCGGCGCGGTGGCAGCCGTGCTGGCTGCTGGAACGTCGTCGCCGGTGGATTTGGTGCTGGCCGATCCGCCCTACGACATTGGCGCCGACGAGATCGAGGCGGTTGTGGCGTCGCTGAGTGCTCACGGTTGGGTGCGGGAGGGAACCGTCGCTGTCCTGGAGCGCGCTGCCGCCCGCACCACGTTGAACTGGCCGCCCGGCTGGTCGGTGTGGCCCGAGCGTGTTTACGGCGACACCCGTCTAGAGCTAGCGGAATTCGGCTAG
- the coaD gene encoding pantetheine-phosphate adenylyltransferase, which produces MTGAVCPGSFDPVTLGHIDVFERAAAQFDEVVVAILVNPAKKGMFDLDERIAMINESTTHLPNLRVEAGQGLVVDFVRSRGMSAIVKGLRTGTDFEYELQMAQMNKHVAGVDTFFVATAPRYSFVSSSLAKEVAMLGGDVSELLPEPVNRRLRERIHNERT; this is translated from the coding sequence ATGACCGGCGCGGTATGCCCAGGCTCCTTCGACCCGGTGACGTTGGGCCACATCGACGTTTTCGAGCGTGCCGCGGCGCAGTTCGACGAGGTGGTGGTCGCCATCCTGGTCAACCCCGCCAAGAAGGGCATGTTCGACCTCGACGAGCGGATCGCGATGATCAACGAGTCGACGACACATTTGCCCAACTTGCGAGTGGAGGCTGGACAAGGTTTGGTGGTTGACTTCGTGCGGTCCCGCGGGATGAGCGCCATCGTGAAAGGACTGCGGACGGGCACCGACTTCGAGTACGAGCTGCAGATGGCGCAGATGAACAAACACGTCGCCGGTGTCGACACCTTTTTCGTCGCGACCGCACCGCGGTATTCGTTCGTGTCGTCATCGTTGGCCAAAGAGGTCGCGATGCTGGGCGGCGACGTGTCGGAGCTGCTGCCCGAACCGGTGAATCGGCGGTTGCGCGAGCGGATACACAACGAAAGGACCTAG